The Virgibacillus sp. MSP4-1 genome has a segment encoding these proteins:
- a CDS encoding thioredoxin domain-containing protein, with product MTANFEANQLIDEKSPYLLQHAYNPVNWFPWGEEAFEKAKKEGKPVFLSIGYSTCHWCHVMAHESFEDEEMAALLNERFVSIKVDREERPDLDSIYMKVCQMMTGHGGWPLSVFLTPNKIPFYAGTYFPKESKYGMPGFKEVITQLYRKFKEDPEHIAEVTDSVTNAFEKLKQKKAKERLTIDNTHKAYKQLGRMFDPEYGGFGAAPKFPSAHNFMFLMKYYHLTGKKPARQMVEKTLKSMADGGLFDHIGFGFARYSTDEKWLVPHFEKMLYDQATLIMAYTEGYQLTENTRWKQISEQTIEFVLREMRNQEGAFLSAIDADSEGEEGKYYTWTEEEIFDVLGDDLGDRFSQVYNITPAGNFEGKNIPNQIGVNGRKVATSHKMTLEDLQDEMDAARLKLLEEREKRVYPHVDDKILTSWNALMIAALARAGKVFEKSQYTEAAQTAMDFAEKKLFAEGRLMVRYRDGELQNKGFLDDYAFLLWAYIELYEATFDLAYLQKGKNIVQDLFEYFWDDEEGGFYFSGYDSETLLTREKEVYDGAIPSGNSVAVVMLQKMAYLTGETEWLDRVEEMYYSFKDDIDGASTGSTFFLQSLLFFETPTKEVVVIGNQGDENRERLLSELNKAYLPDVSVLVGESPEEIGEVAPFAREYRQMEDQTTVYVCEHFACQQPTTNVDEALRAILG from the coding sequence ATGACCGCTAACTTTGAAGCGAATCAATTAATCGATGAAAAATCTCCTTATCTGCTACAGCATGCCTATAACCCTGTGAATTGGTTTCCATGGGGAGAGGAGGCTTTTGAAAAGGCGAAAAAGGAAGGGAAGCCTGTGTTTTTAAGCATTGGCTATTCGACCTGCCATTGGTGTCATGTGATGGCCCATGAATCCTTTGAAGATGAGGAAATGGCAGCACTGCTTAATGAGCGGTTTGTATCGATAAAAGTGGATCGGGAGGAGCGGCCCGATTTGGATTCCATTTACATGAAGGTCTGTCAGATGATGACCGGACATGGGGGCTGGCCGCTTAGTGTTTTCTTAACTCCGAATAAGATTCCATTTTATGCTGGTACCTATTTTCCAAAAGAGAGCAAGTATGGCATGCCGGGTTTTAAAGAAGTGATCACACAGCTCTACCGGAAATTTAAGGAAGATCCGGAACATATAGCGGAAGTCACGGACAGTGTAACGAATGCTTTCGAGAAATTGAAGCAGAAAAAGGCCAAGGAACGGCTCACGATCGATAACACCCATAAAGCCTATAAACAGCTGGGGCGAATGTTTGATCCGGAGTATGGCGGTTTTGGGGCAGCACCGAAATTTCCGTCGGCTCATAACTTCATGTTTTTAATGAAGTATTATCACCTGACAGGTAAAAAACCCGCCAGGCAAATGGTTGAAAAAACGTTAAAATCAATGGCGGATGGGGGGCTTTTTGACCATATCGGCTTTGGATTCGCCCGTTATTCAACCGATGAAAAATGGCTGGTTCCCCATTTTGAGAAGATGCTGTATGATCAGGCGACATTAATCATGGCATACACAGAAGGTTATCAGCTTACGGAGAATACCAGGTGGAAGCAAATCAGTGAGCAGACCATTGAATTTGTGCTAAGAGAAATGAGGAATCAAGAAGGAGCGTTCTTATCGGCGATTGACGCGGACTCAGAAGGTGAGGAAGGCAAGTACTATACATGGACAGAGGAAGAAATATTTGATGTGCTTGGAGATGACCTCGGGGATCGTTTTTCGCAAGTTTATAATATTACTCCGGCCGGGAATTTTGAGGGAAAAAATATTCCGAACCAGATTGGAGTAAACGGGAGGAAAGTTGCGACCAGCCATAAGATGACGCTGGAGGACCTGCAGGATGAAATGGACGCCGCCCGGTTGAAGCTGCTTGAGGAAAGGGAAAAGCGAGTGTACCCACATGTAGATGACAAAATCTTAACATCATGGAATGCCCTCATGATCGCTGCGCTGGCACGGGCCGGGAAGGTATTTGAAAAAAGTCAGTATACAGAAGCGGCTCAAACAGCCATGGATTTTGCGGAGAAGAAGCTTTTTGCAGAGGGCCGGTTGATGGTTCGTTATCGTGATGGAGAGCTGCAGAATAAAGGATTTCTTGATGATTACGCTTTTTTATTATGGGCGTATATTGAGCTTTATGAGGCCACCTTTGATTTAGCTTACCTGCAAAAGGGCAAAAATATCGTCCAGGATCTGTTTGAATACTTTTGGGATGACGAGGAAGGAGGGTTTTATTTTTCCGGCTATGACAGTGAGACCTTATTGACGAGGGAAAAAGAGGTATACGATGGAGCTATCCCGTCCGGAAATAGTGTAGCGGTCGTGATGCTGCAAAAAATGGCCTATCTGACAGGGGAAACGGAATGGCTGGATCGAGTGGAGGAGATGTACTACAGTTTTAAGGATGATATAGATGGGGCATCGACCGGGAGTACATTCTTTCTGCAAAGCTTGTTATTCTTTGAAACTCCAACGAAAGAGGTTGTCGTCATCGGAAATCAAGGAGATGAAAACCGGGAGAGGCTGCTGTCTGAGCTGAATAAAGCGTATTTGCCAGATGTGTCGGTCCTTGTTGGAGAATCACCTGAGGAAATCGGCGAAGTGGCTCCGTTTGCGAGGGAATACCGGCAAATGGAGGATCAGACGACCGTGTATGTGTGTGAACATTTTGCCTGCCAGCAGCCGACGACCAATGTGGATGAGGCCTTACGAGCTATTTTAGGCTGA
- a CDS encoding AbrB/MazE/SpoVT family DNA-binding domain-containing protein: MKASGLVRKVDELGRIVIPIELRRTMDINIKDPIEIFVDDDMIVLKKFRSHESCVICDNVKDTVDIKGKKVCYDCAEEIQNAGELQKV, from the coding sequence ATGAAAGCTTCTGGATTGGTAAGAAAGGTTGATGAGTTGGGACGTATCGTGATCCCTATTGAATTAAGGAGGACCATGGATATTAACATTAAAGATCCGATCGAAATTTTTGTGGATGACGATATGATTGTTCTGAAAAAATTCCGCTCACATGAATCCTGCGTCATATGTGATAATGTGAAGGACACGGTTGATATTAAAGGAAAGAAAGTTTGCTATGACTGTGCGGAAGAGATTCAGAATGCAGGAGAACTGCAGAAAGTTTAA
- a CDS encoding RidA family protein has translation MKAIQTDQAPQAIGPYSQAVEAGGFLYVSGQIPIHPENGEIATGIVNQTEQVMKNIKAILSEAGLGFSNVVKFTIYTTSMEDFPTINDTYAKFLEEPYPARATVEVSKLPKDVLVEIDAVAFK, from the coding sequence ATGAAGGCTATACAAACGGATCAGGCACCGCAGGCTATTGGGCCCTATTCACAGGCAGTGGAGGCTGGAGGATTCCTGTATGTTTCCGGGCAAATTCCAATCCATCCGGAAAATGGGGAAATTGCCACCGGGATTGTTAATCAGACTGAGCAGGTGATGAAAAATATTAAGGCGATCCTGTCAGAGGCTGGTCTTGGCTTTTCCAATGTTGTGAAGTTTACTATCTACACAACGTCCATGGAAGACTTTCCAACCATCAACGATACATATGCCAAATTTCTGGAAGAGCCCTATCCGGCCAGAGCTACTGTGGAAGTCAGTAAACTGCCTAAGGATGTTCTTGTGGAGATCGATGCGGTCGCGTTTAAATAA
- a CDS encoding MBL fold metallo-hydrolase, giving the protein MKDEMEYSDDHRFIPVTSLTSGIGQAVTPDIYCFPIQVVNVVFLGEPDRDNWMLVDAGMPKSADDMIKEVENRFGEDKAPSGIILTHGHFDHVGAIVELVEHWDVPVYAHEAEIPFLTGEKSYPEPDSTVEGGMVAKMSPYFPNEPVNLGNHVQALPADGSVPHLEEWQWVHTPGHSPGHVSFFREQDRSLIAGDAFVTVKQENLFKVMVQEQEISGPPRYLTPDWEAARESVRKLEGLKPNVAVTGHGIPMSGEELSVQLKKLADHFDRIAIPDYGRYVDGQDKEH; this is encoded by the coding sequence ATGAAGGATGAAATGGAATATAGTGATGACCATCGTTTTATTCCGGTTACCTCGCTTACAAGCGGGATTGGACAGGCGGTTACTCCCGATATTTACTGCTTTCCGATTCAAGTTGTGAATGTAGTGTTTCTGGGTGAGCCGGATAGGGACAATTGGATGCTTGTCGATGCCGGTATGCCAAAATCGGCGGATGATATGATCAAAGAAGTGGAAAATCGTTTCGGTGAGGATAAGGCGCCCAGTGGAATCATTCTGACGCATGGGCATTTTGATCATGTCGGTGCGATTGTGGAGCTGGTGGAGCATTGGGATGTACCGGTTTATGCCCATGAAGCCGAAATTCCCTTTTTAACAGGAGAGAAAAGCTATCCTGAACCTGATTCTACAGTTGAAGGCGGGATGGTGGCGAAAATGTCCCCTTATTTTCCGAATGAACCTGTGAACCTGGGGAATCATGTGCAGGCCTTACCAGCTGATGGAAGTGTTCCTCATCTTGAAGAGTGGCAATGGGTACATACACCGGGACATAGCCCGGGTCATGTATCGTTTTTCCGGGAACAGGACCGTTCATTAATTGCCGGTGATGCATTTGTTACGGTGAAGCAGGAAAATCTTTTTAAGGTTATGGTTCAGGAGCAGGAAATCAGTGGTCCTCCGCGTTATTTAACTCCGGATTGGGAGGCAGCCCGTGAGTCTGTACGAAAGCTTGAAGGGTTAAAACCGAATGTGGCTGTTACCGGACACGGGATTCCAATGTCAGGCGAGGAACTTTCTGTACAATTGAAAAAGCTGGCTGACCATTTTGATCGTATCGCTATTCCTGATTATGGGCGGTATGTGGATGGTCAGGATAAGGAGCATTAG